Proteins from a genomic interval of Pseudoruegeria sp. SHC-113:
- a CDS encoding alpha/beta hydrolase: MSGEKTTTNHFPRASLGRPCHDRRRVLVGALASVLAGCTEPRHLIGISTVDTTSLTGSRKHTIGIVTTRAPSQETGELFSDGRATVQSFASVDVHVPPNHQAGRIERPRQLPPDPARHFVIDSPETFSRGPFYQEINERLAALPAKDRRLLVWVHGYNTTLTDAVLRLAQFVEDTGYTGVPILFSWASAGKLRKYVYDLNSALAARDALAALSNDIATLNTANIDVVAHSMGALLTMEAILSQSNVGVFASSGKIANIVLAAPDIDFDLFATQIRKIPTKDRGFYVLVSGDDRALSLSTFIAGGTRVGRADTEALTRLGVNAIDLSQVNDGASNHHSKFAEAPIVVQLLGTRMLAGDTFSEPPPDGLGEALVVGATGLVEVLD; this comes from the coding sequence ATGTCTGGCGAGAAGACCACCACAAACCACTTTCCGCGCGCAAGCCTTGGCCGCCCCTGTCACGACCGCAGGCGCGTGCTTGTCGGTGCCCTAGCTTCGGTTCTTGCGGGCTGCACAGAGCCTCGACATCTGATTGGTATTTCGACAGTTGACACCACGTCGCTCACTGGCAGCAGGAAACATACGATCGGCATCGTCACCACGCGCGCACCTTCACAGGAAACCGGAGAGCTCTTCTCCGACGGACGTGCCACGGTGCAGAGTTTTGCTTCGGTGGATGTGCACGTGCCCCCAAACCATCAAGCGGGGCGCATCGAACGGCCGCGTCAACTGCCCCCTGATCCGGCGCGTCACTTTGTAATCGATTCCCCCGAAACCTTTTCCAGGGGACCCTTCTATCAGGAGATTAACGAAAGGCTTGCCGCACTGCCCGCAAAGGACCGTCGCCTGTTGGTCTGGGTTCACGGCTACAACACGACATTGACAGATGCGGTGTTGCGACTGGCGCAATTCGTAGAAGACACGGGCTATACCGGCGTGCCGATCCTGTTTTCCTGGGCCTCAGCCGGTAAGCTCAGAAAATACGTCTACGACCTCAACAGCGCCCTGGCAGCGCGCGACGCGCTGGCCGCGCTATCCAATGACATCGCAACACTCAACACCGCAAACATCGATGTTGTTGCCCATTCGATGGGCGCGCTCCTGACCATGGAAGCCATCCTTTCCCAGAGCAACGTTGGTGTTTTCGCCAGTTCCGGGAAGATCGCCAATATCGTTCTGGCCGCCCCTGACATCGATTTTGATCTTTTCGCCACGCAGATCCGGAAAATCCCTACCAAGGATCGTGGTTTCTATGTGCTTGTGTCCGGCGATGACCGCGCGCTTTCGCTGTCTACCTTCATCGCGGGCGGCACGCGGGTCGGGCGCGCCGATACAGAGGCGCTCACGAGGCTCGGCGTGAATGCGATCGATTTGAGTCAGGTGAACGATGGCGCCAGCAATCACCATTCGAAGTTCGCGGAAGCGCCCATCGTTGTTCAGCTGCTCGGCACGCGCATGCTGGCAGGTGACACGTTCTCTGAACCTCCGCCTGACGGGCTGGGCGAAGCTCTGGTCGTGGGCGCAACTGGACTTGTGGAGGTGCTGGACTAG